From the genome of Pseudomonas sp. TMP9, one region includes:
- the raiA gene encoding ribosome-associated translation inhibitor RaiA gives MQVNISGHQLDVTDALRNYIGEKLGRLERHFDKITNVQVIMEVEKLKQKIEATLHIAGGEIVANAEHDDMYAAIDLLTDKLDRQLIKHKEKQLDRQQGAMAR, from the coding sequence ATGCAAGTCAACATCAGTGGACACCAGCTGGATGTGACCGACGCCCTGCGTAACTACATCGGCGAAAAACTCGGCCGATTAGAACGCCACTTCGACAAAATCACCAACGTACAAGTCATCATGGAGGTCGAGAAGCTCAAGCAGAAAATCGAAGCGACCCTGCATATCGCAGGCGGTGAAATCGTCGCCAATGCCGAGCATGACGACATGTACGCCGCCATCGATTTATTGACTGACAAACTCGATCGACAACTCATCAAACACAAGGAAAAACAGCTCGATCGTCAACAGGGTGCTATGGCTCGCTGA
- the ptsN gene encoding PTS IIA-like nitrogen regulatory protein PtsN, whose amino-acid sequence MIRLETILTPGRSLVNVPGGSKKRVLEQIANLVARELPDLDGQDIFESLIAREKLGSTGFGNGIAIPHCRLPGCTAPISALLRLDAAVDFDAIDGAPVDLLFVLLVPEAATDAHLELLRQIASMLDRSEVRASLRQAASSEALYQVVVDTQNQLNRA is encoded by the coding sequence ATGATCCGACTTGAAACTATCCTGACCCCCGGTCGTTCCCTCGTGAACGTGCCGGGCGGCAGTAAAAAGCGTGTTCTCGAACAGATTGCCAACCTGGTGGCGCGTGAGCTGCCTGACCTGGATGGCCAAGATATTTTCGAAAGCCTAATTGCCCGCGAGAAACTCGGCTCCACCGGTTTCGGTAACGGCATCGCCATTCCACACTGCCGCCTGCCGGGCTGTACAGCGCCCATCAGCGCGCTGCTGCGCTTAGATGCCGCGGTGGATTTTGACGCCATCGACGGTGCGCCTGTGGACCTACTGTTTGTCCTACTGGTGCCAGAAGCGGCCACGGATGCTCACTTAGAGTTGCTGCGACAAATCGCCAGCATGCTCGACCGCAGTGAGGTACGTGCCAGCCTGCGCCAAGCCGCAAGCAGCGAAGCGCTGTACCAAGTGGTAGTCGACACACAAAACCAACTCAATAGAGCCTGA
- the rapZ gene encoding RNase adapter RapZ, with the protein MRLIIVSGRSGSGKSTALNVLEDNGFYCIDNLPAGLLPELAERALVHTELLHPQVAVSIDARNLPSHLQRFPELLAEVRARHIKCDVIYLDADEETLLKRFSETRRRHPLTNESRSLAEAIADESLLLGPIIDLADLKIDTTHLNLYQLRDSLKLRLLNQPEPGTAFLLESFGFKRGMPVDADLVFDVRCLPNPYWKPDLRDFSGLDQPVIEYLSAQADVEDMYQDILAYLSKWLPRFAASNRAYVTVAIGCTGGHHRSVYLASRLGETLKPILKNVQIRHRDLS; encoded by the coding sequence ATGCGCCTGATCATCGTCAGCGGTCGCTCCGGCTCCGGCAAGAGCACCGCCCTCAATGTGCTCGAGGATAACGGTTTCTACTGCATTGATAACCTGCCCGCCGGCCTGCTGCCTGAACTCGCTGAACGCGCGCTGGTGCACACCGAACTGCTGCACCCGCAGGTCGCGGTGTCGATTGATGCACGTAACTTACCGAGCCATCTGCAGCGCTTTCCCGAGTTGCTCGCGGAAGTTCGTGCTCGGCATATCAAGTGCGATGTGATCTACCTGGATGCCGACGAAGAAACGCTGCTCAAACGCTTCTCAGAAACCCGCCGGCGCCATCCGCTGACCAACGAAAGCCGCTCGCTGGCTGAGGCCATCGCCGACGAAAGCCTGCTGCTGGGGCCGATCATCGACTTGGCCGACCTGAAGATCGACACCACTCACCTCAATCTGTATCAACTGCGCGACAGCCTCAAGTTACGCCTGCTTAACCAGCCTGAGCCGGGTACTGCATTTTTGCTGGAGTCTTTTGGTTTTAAGCGCGGTATGCCAGTGGATGCTGATTTGGTCTTCGATGTGCGCTGCTTGCCGAACCCCTATTGGAAGCCAGATCTGCGCGATTTCTCGGGCCTCGACCAACCTGTGATTGAATACCTGTCGGCCCAAGCCGATGTCGAAGACATGTACCAAGACATCCTCGCCTACCTGAGCAAATGGTTGCCGCGTTTTGCTGCCAGCAACCGCGCCTATGTCACGGTGGCGATTGGCTGCACGGGCGGCCATCACCGTTCGGTGTACCTGGCCAGCCGTCTGGGTGAAACGCTAAAACCCATCCTAAAAAACGTGCAGATTCGCCACCGCGACCTCAGTTAA
- a CDS encoding HPr family phosphocarrier protein, with amino-acid sequence MPAREITIINKLGLHARAAAKFVGVAGRFPCHVKVGRSPETLVDGKSIMAVMMLAAGKGTAVHVHTEGELEDDALAALSDLINNFFDEGE; translated from the coding sequence ATGCCTGCACGCGAAATCACCATTATCAATAAGCTGGGTTTACACGCCCGCGCAGCCGCCAAGTTTGTTGGCGTCGCTGGGCGCTTTCCTTGCCACGTGAAGGTCGGCCGCAGCCCAGAAACCTTGGTTGATGGCAAAAGTATTATGGCCGTGATGATGCTGGCTGCGGGTAAAGGCACAGCCGTGCACGTGCATACCGAAGGCGAGTTGGAAGACGACGCACTGGCGGCCCTGAGTGACTTGATCAACAACTTCTTCGACGAAGGCGAGTAA
- the pmbA gene encoding metalloprotease PmbA, whose protein sequence is MSAVDTVGPQAVAQLQAQVEQIIAEAKKQGASACEVAVSVEQGLSTTVRQREVETVEFNRDQGFGITLYVGQRKGSASTSATGDAAIRETVAAALAIAKHTSEDECAGLADAGLMARELPQLDLYHAWAITPEQAIEQALRCEAAAFAADQRIKNADGTTLNTHQGCRVYGNSHGFISGYASTRHSLSCVMIAEADGQMQRDYWYDVNRQGELLADAGSIGQRAAERAVSRLGARPVPTCEVPVLFAAELAGGLFGSFLAAISGGNLYRKSSFLEGTLGQQLFPEWLTLGERPHIPRALGSAAFDGDGLATYAKSFVERGELLSYVLGTYSGRKLGMPSTANSGGVHNLFVSHGDEDQKALLKRMGRGLLVTELMGQGLNMVTGDYSRGAGGYWVENGEIQFPVQEVTIAGNMRDMFKQIVAVGSDVELRGNIRTGSVLIERMTVAGS, encoded by the coding sequence ATGAGTGCAGTAGATACAGTTGGGCCTCAGGCCGTAGCGCAATTACAGGCCCAGGTAGAGCAGATCATCGCTGAGGCGAAAAAGCAGGGCGCGAGTGCCTGTGAGGTGGCGGTATCAGTGGAGCAGGGCTTGTCCACCACGGTGCGTCAGCGCGAAGTGGAAACGGTTGAATTCAACCGTGATCAAGGGTTTGGCATCACCTTGTATGTGGGGCAGCGCAAGGGCTCGGCCAGCACGTCGGCCACCGGGGACGCGGCTATTCGCGAGACGGTGGCGGCGGCTCTGGCCATTGCCAAACATACCTCCGAAGACGAATGCGCGGGTTTAGCGGATGCCGGGCTGATGGCGCGTGAGTTGCCGCAGTTGGACCTCTATCACGCCTGGGCGATCACCCCAGAACAGGCCATCGAACAAGCACTACGCTGCGAGGCAGCGGCATTTGCGGCAGACCAGCGGATCAAGAATGCTGATGGCACCACCCTTAATACCCATCAAGGTTGCCGGGTTTACGGTAACAGCCATGGTTTTATCAGTGGCTATGCCAGTACTCGCCACAGCCTGAGCTGCGTGATGATCGCCGAAGCCGATGGGCAGATGCAGCGTGACTACTGGTATGACGTCAATCGCCAAGGCGAGTTGCTGGCGGACGCCGGCAGCATTGGCCAGCGCGCTGCTGAGCGGGCGGTGAGCCGTTTGGGTGCGCGGCCGGTGCCAACCTGCGAAGTGCCGGTGCTGTTTGCCGCAGAGCTAGCCGGTGGCTTGTTTGGCAGCTTTTTAGCGGCTATTTCGGGCGGCAACCTGTACCGCAAGTCGTCATTTCTTGAGGGCACCTTGGGCCAGCAATTATTCCCCGAGTGGCTAACGCTGGGTGAACGCCCGCATATTCCGCGCGCGCTCGGCAGTGCCGCTTTCGATGGTGATGGTTTGGCAACCTATGCCAAATCTTTTGTTGAGCGTGGCGAGTTACTCTCTTACGTACTCGGCACATACTCCGGGCGCAAGCTGGGTATGCCCAGCACGGCTAACTCCGGCGGCGTGCATAACCTGTTCGTCAGCCACGGCGATGAAGACCAAAAAGCCTTGCTCAAGCGCATGGGTCGCGGCCTGTTGGTCACTGAGTTAATGGGCCAAGGTCTGAACATGGTCACCGGTGATTATTCGCGTGGCGCGGGTGGTTACTGGGTAGAAAACGGCGAAATCCAGTTCCCGGTGCAGGAAGTCACCATCGCCGGCAACATGCGCGACATGTTCAAACAGATTGTCGCGGTGGGCAGTGACGTGGAGTTGCGCGGTAATATACGTACCGGCTCGGTGCTAATTGAGCGCATGACGGTGGCAGGTAGCTGA
- the yjgA gene encoding ribosome biogenesis factor YjgA: MSEYLDDFSGEKSKTQVKRELHALQDLGQRLTTLKLDLLNKLPLTDELRRALAEAPKHTANAAKKRHMQFIGRLMRDQDIESILTLLDQLDASTRQYNERFHNLERWRDRLINGNDDTLEAFVGQYADADRQYLRQLARQAQHELAQNKAPGASRKIFKYIRELDEAQRGLR; the protein is encoded by the coding sequence ATGTCTGAATACCTTGACGACTTCTCCGGCGAGAAGAGCAAAACCCAAGTCAAACGCGAGTTGCATGCGCTACAAGATCTGGGGCAACGCCTGACCACCCTTAAACTCGACCTGCTGAACAAGCTGCCGCTGACCGACGAGCTGCGCCGCGCACTTGCCGAAGCACCCAAGCACACTGCGAATGCCGCAAAAAAGCGCCATATGCAGTTTATCGGCCGGCTGATGCGCGATCAGGACATCGAATCCATCCTGACCTTGCTCGACCAACTCGACGCCTCAACGCGCCAATACAACGAACGCTTCCATAACCTTGAGCGTTGGCGTGACCGCTTGATCAACGGTAACGATGACACCCTCGAAGCCTTTGTCGGCCAGTACGCCGACGCCGACCGCCAATACCTGCGTCAGTTGGCACGCCAAGCTCAGCATGAGCTGGCGCAGAACAAAGCGCCTGGTGCTTCACGCAAAATCTTCAAATACATCCGCGAACTGGATGAAGCGCAACGCGGCTTGCGTTGA